The genomic window GCGGCCAGCATCCGTTTCTGTACGCCGCCCGAAAGGGGCACGAGCAGAGGAAGCGCTCCGCCGAGGGAAGAGAGCGCGTCGTCGAGGCCGGCGTCTCCGGCCACGATGCGGGCGGGGCGCATGAGCGACGTTGGTGCGTCCATCGCCTCAAGCATCCCGGCCAGGGTTTTTCCTGCGGTGTCAAGTTCATTCCTGTCCGGCCAGTAGACCGGAGAGGCGAAAAGAAGAGGCTGTACGGCGAGTTTTCTGACCATAATCCTTCCTCCTTCGAAGATTTATCTGATACTCCGTCCCTTACGCTTCCTGGGCCCCTCCCAGGTATGCGTCTTTCACGGCGGGGTCGCAGAGCAGCGAACGGCCCGCACCCTCGAGCACCACGCGGCCGTTCTCGAGAACGTAGGCATAGTCCGCGATGGCAAGGGCCTGGTTGGCGTTCTGTTCCACCAGCACAACCGTTATCCCCTCGTCGCGGATGCGCCGAACGGTATCGAAGACTCCCTTCACAATGATCGGGGCGAGGCCGAGGGACGGTTCGTCGAGAAGGAGCACCTTCGGCTCCGCCATCAGGCCCCTGCAGATGGCGAGCATCTGCTGCTCCCCTCCCGAGAGGGTTCCTGCCTGCTGGCGTGCCCTCTCCTTCAGGATAGGGTACATTTCGAACATGCGGTCGAGGTTTCTCCGGACGCGCCCCGCATCGTTCACGGTGTACGCTCCCGCCATCAGGTTCTCCCGGACGGTGAGCCCGGCGAAGACCTGCCTTCCCTCGGGTACCTGCACCACGCCGAGCTTGACCACCCGGTAGGGCTCCCGGGGCAGCAGCTTCGCCGTGTCCGGGCCGGTTCCGTCCCACAGGAAGATCTTTCCCCGCTCCTGCTTCACCAGGCCCGATATGGTGTTGAGCAGGGTGCTCTTCCCTGCCCCGTTGGAGCCGATAATGCTCACGATGCTCCCCCGCTTCACTTCGAGGGAGACTCCGGAAAGGGCCTGCACGTGGCCGTAGGAGACCCACAGATCCTCTATACGGAGCATGATCCATCCTCCTTGCCGATGTAGGCTTCCGTCACTTCCTTGTTTGCCCGGATTTCGGCGGGTGTTCCCGATGCGAGCAGCTTCCCGAAGTTGAGCACGTAGATGCAGGAAGAGAGCGTCATGATAACCTCCATCCGGTGCTCGATCACCAGCACGGCGAATCCGAAGCGCTCCCGCAGATCCCCCACCAGCCCGATAAACTCCCGGACCTCGCTGGGGTTGAGCCCGGCGGCAGGCTCGTCCAGCAGCAGCACCTTCGGTCCCGTGGCCAGGGCCCGGGCGATTTCCAGCTTCCGCTGCAGGCCGTAGGGAAGGTTGGACGGCTTCTCGTCGGCATACCTGTCCAGCCCCACCAGGGAAAGATATTCCCGGGCCGTCGAGCGGACCTCCCGTTCCCGTCCCCGGAAGGCCGCCCCGAAGGTGAAGAGGGAGAGGAGGCCGTACTCCGAATAGGGGTCGGCGGCTGTCATCACGTTCTCCAGCACCGAGAGTCCCCGAAACAGCCGGATGTTCTGGAAGGTGCGCCCGATGCCGCTCCGGGTGATCTCGAACTGCTCCTTCCCCGCCAGTTCCGCTCCTTCGAGGAGAATGCTCCCTTTGTCAAGGGGATAGACCCCCGTGATCAGGTTGAACGCGGTGGTCTTCCCCGCGCCGTTGGGGCCGATGATCCCCACGATCTCTCCCTTTTCCGCGCTGAAGGAAAAATCATCCACCGCACGGACGCCGCCAAAGGACTTGGTCAGGCCGCGCACTTCGAGGAGGCTCACGGCCGCACCCCCTTCATCCGGCTGAGAAGCCGGCGCACCGACTTCGGGGAAAGCTCGTGCTCGCCCATGATGCCCGCGGTGCGGTAGTTGACGATCAGGAGGACGATCACGCAGTAGATGGCCACCCGCCACTCCGAGGCGAAGCGGAGAAATTCGGGAAGCCCGGTGAGCAGTATCGTGGCCAGCACCGTTCCGGTAAGGCTGTTCACGCCACCCACAAAGACGATGATGGTCCACTCCGCCGAGATGATCCAGTTGAAGGCGGCGGGTTCCAGGTAGGTGGTGTAGAAGCCGAAGAGCACTCCCGAATAGCCCGTGAGCGCCCCGGCGAAAAGGAACGTGACCAGCTTCAAGCGGTAGACGTTGATCCCCATGGACTTGGCGGCCAGTTCGTCCGACCGGAGGGCGAGGCACTGCCGGCCGTACTTGGAGTTCTTGTAGAGAATGACGAGCGCAAGGCAGACCGCGACGCTCGCGAGAACCACCGGAAGCGTCGTGAGCTGCGGAATGCCGGAGATGCCCATGGCCCCTCCGGTGATGTTTGCCGAGTTGTTGAGCAGCGCCACGATGGCTTCGCCGAAACCGAGCGTCACGAGGGAGATGTAGTCCCTTCTG from Aminivibrio pyruvatiphilus includes these protein-coding regions:
- a CDS encoding ABC transporter ATP-binding protein, with the protein product MSLLEVRGLTKSFGGVRAVDDFSFSAEKGEIVGIIGPNGAGKTTAFNLITGVYPLDKGSILLEGAELAGKEQFEITRSGIGRTFQNIRLFRGLSVLENVMTAADPYSEYGLLSLFTFGAAFRGREREVRSTAREYLSLVGLDRYADEKPSNLPYGLQRKLEIARALATGPKVLLLDEPAAGLNPSEVREFIGLVGDLRERFGFAVLVIEHRMEVIMTLSSCIYVLNFGKLLASGTPAEIRANKEVTEAYIGKEDGSCSV
- a CDS encoding branched-chain amino acid ABC transporter permease, coding for MDYFISTVIFTGIALIGVLGVYLITGLTGLFSLGQAAFMAIGGYVSAVLIRNYSVPVVPAVALAIAAAMLAALLVGLPTVRLRRDYISLVTLGFGEAIVALLNNSANITGGAMGISGIPQLTTLPVVLASVAVCLALVILYKNSKYGRQCLALRSDELAAKSMGINVYRLKLVTFLFAGALTGYSGVLFGFYTTYLEPAAFNWIISAEWTIIVFVGGVNSLTGTVLATILLTGLPEFLRFASEWRVAIYCVIVLLIVNYRTAGIMGEHELSPKSVRRLLSRMKGVRP
- a CDS encoding ABC transporter ATP-binding protein, whose protein sequence is MLRIEDLWVSYGHVQALSGVSLEVKRGSIVSIIGSNGAGKSTLLNTISGLVKQERGKIFLWDGTGPDTAKLLPREPYRVVKLGVVQVPEGRQVFAGLTVRENLMAGAYTVNDAGRVRRNLDRMFEMYPILKERARQQAGTLSGGEQQMLAICRGLMAEPKVLLLDEPSLGLAPIIVKGVFDTVRRIRDEGITVVLVEQNANQALAIADYAYVLENGRVVLEGAGRSLLCDPAVKDAYLGGAQEA